A window from Micromonospora profundi encodes these proteins:
- a CDS encoding phosphatase PAP2 family protein — MSTSGTRTLEAARPPSWRRRRLDPDHARGLRLTLAATAAFLVLVPFSLLALLVLRAWTPLRRVDEAVTEALHAYALDHPAWVTLMRVWTDVFAPMPLRAVALLVVIWLLRRGARRLALWVTTTMVVGGSLGPLLKLLVGRDRPELLDPVARAAGYSFPSGHALNAALAAGVLLVVFLPYVGRAAARVALWVAAALIAVVTGLSRVALGVHFTSDVVGGWLLGLAVIAATAAAFTIWRAHTGPRPVHRDGGGDVGAAEADKRSTGG; from the coding sequence ATGAGCACGTCCGGCACTCGTACCCTCGAAGCCGCCAGGCCACCGTCCTGGCGGCGTCGCCGTCTCGACCCGGACCACGCGCGGGGTCTGCGGCTGACCCTTGCGGCGACGGCGGCGTTCCTCGTGCTGGTGCCGTTCTCCCTGCTCGCCCTGCTGGTGCTGCGGGCCTGGACGCCGCTGCGCCGGGTGGACGAGGCGGTCACCGAGGCTCTGCACGCCTACGCGCTCGACCACCCGGCCTGGGTCACCCTGATGCGGGTCTGGACCGACGTGTTCGCGCCCATGCCGCTGCGGGCCGTCGCCCTGCTCGTGGTGATCTGGCTGCTGCGCCGGGGTGCCCGCCGGCTCGCCCTCTGGGTGACGACCACCATGGTGGTCGGTGGATCGCTCGGTCCGCTGCTCAAGCTGCTCGTCGGTCGGGACCGGCCGGAGCTGCTCGACCCGGTGGCACGGGCCGCCGGCTACTCGTTCCCCTCCGGGCACGCGCTTAACGCCGCCCTGGCCGCCGGGGTGCTCCTTGTGGTGTTCCTGCCGTACGTCGGACGCGCGGCGGCGCGGGTCGCGCTCTGGGTCGCCGCCGCCCTGATCGCGGTGGTGACCGGGCTGAGCAGGGTGGCGCTCGGTGTGCACTTCACGAGTGACGTCGTCGGCGGCTGGCTACTCGGCCTGGCGGTGATCGCGGCGACCGCCGCCGCGTTCACGATCTGGCGGGCACACACCGGTCCCCGGCCGGTCCACCGCGATGGCGGCGGC
- the mycP gene encoding type VII secretion-associated serine protease mycosin, which produces MAGDVTGVRHSCPAAARRVAGRALLGVAAALAVAAPTAVPFAASVEAPTAGGQLAGAPMAFAPGDVVTRTDQVRDEQWQLDELRAETAWRTSTGRGVTVAVVDSGVDGSHPDLVGQVLRGVDLVGPAGGAGPDPVGHGTTVAGLIAGRKDDKRGVVGLAPDARILPVRVLDEDNRYDDALIVAKGVRWAVDNGARVINLSLGGSGDSPALAAALDYAFARDVVVVACTGNLATSTNSKVWYPAREPGVIAVAGLDGGSDNLWSGSITGRATVLTAPATGLVGARPPTGYWRVQGTSFAAPLVAATAALVRSRYPQMPAGEVVNRLLATARDLGPTGRDDRFGYGVVDPVAALTAEVPPVTANPLDDQTSPGVVGFGPAPGTADDDPVEGAGSDPLGFTAPRQQTGWTARPAGLAEDSPPEQLWTGAVLLAALVTGAALMVRRIRQRTR; this is translated from the coding sequence ATGGCTGGGGATGTGACTGGGGTTCGGCACAGCTGTCCGGCTGCGGCCCGGCGGGTCGCCGGCCGGGCGCTGCTCGGTGTGGCGGCGGCCCTCGCCGTCGCGGCGCCGACCGCCGTGCCCTTCGCCGCGTCCGTCGAGGCTCCCACCGCCGGCGGGCAGCTCGCCGGCGCGCCGATGGCGTTCGCCCCCGGCGATGTCGTCACCCGTACCGACCAGGTCCGCGACGAGCAGTGGCAGCTCGACGAGTTGCGCGCCGAGACGGCCTGGCGCACCTCGACCGGCCGGGGCGTGACAGTCGCTGTGGTCGACTCCGGAGTGGACGGCTCTCATCCCGACCTTGTCGGCCAGGTGCTGCGCGGTGTGGACCTGGTTGGTCCCGCAGGCGGCGCCGGTCCGGACCCGGTGGGCCACGGCACGACAGTCGCGGGCCTGATCGCCGGGCGCAAGGACGACAAGCGGGGCGTGGTCGGCCTTGCTCCGGACGCCCGGATCCTGCCGGTGCGGGTTCTCGACGAGGATAACCGCTACGACGACGCGCTGATCGTCGCCAAGGGGGTCCGGTGGGCTGTCGACAACGGCGCCCGCGTGATCAACTTGTCGCTTGGTGGCAGCGGCGACAGCCCGGCCCTGGCAGCGGCTCTCGACTACGCCTTCGCCCGGGACGTGGTGGTGGTCGCCTGCACCGGCAACCTGGCCACCTCGACCAACTCGAAGGTCTGGTACCCGGCCCGCGAGCCAGGTGTGATCGCGGTCGCCGGCCTCGACGGTGGCAGCGACAACCTGTGGTCCGGGTCGATCACCGGTCGGGCGACGGTGCTCACCGCCCCCGCGACCGGCCTGGTCGGCGCCCGACCTCCCACCGGCTACTGGCGGGTGCAGGGCACGAGCTTCGCCGCACCCCTGGTGGCGGCCACCGCCGCGCTGGTCCGGTCGCGCTATCCGCAGATGCCCGCCGGTGAGGTGGTCAACCGGCTGCTGGCCACCGCCCGGGACCTCGGCCCGACCGGTCGCGACGATCGTTTCGGGTACGGGGTGGTCGACCCGGTGGCCGCGCTGACCGCTGAGGTGCCGCCGGTGACAGCCAACCCGCTCGACGATCAGACGTCGCCGGGTGTGGTCGGCTTCGGCCCGGCGCCGGGCACTGCCGACGACGACCCGGTGGAGGGCGCCGGCAGCGACCCCCTCGGATTCACCGCCCCACGGCAGCAGACGGGGTGGACGGCCCGACCGGCGGGTCTGGCCGAAGACTCCCCGCCGGAGCAACTGTGGACGGGTGCTGTGCTGCTGGCCGCCCTGGTCACGGGCGCGGCCCTGATGGTGCGCCGCATCCGTCAGCGCACCCGCTGA
- the eccCa gene encoding type VII secretion protein EccCa, giving the protein MSTVIIKRPPRRPAPEIPAGDLPVEAPPEIPAVTGGRWQQMLMLLPMLGGTVAMAMMFGRGGGAYSYVVGGMFGLSSLAMLVTSWGSASGMPKKSEMMAARREYLRHLATLRRRVRQTAGQQRAGLYYRHPDPGRLWSTVDSHRVWERRPADPDFAVVRVAVGPQTLATPLVPPVTRPLEELEPMTAGALRRFLDAYSVVPELPVALSLRSFARVHVRSGTGSTPATGGPHTGDPAAQSLVRAVLTQLAVFHAADELLIAICAGPERRAEWEWVKWLPHAHHPVRTDALGAVRLVTTSVADLERLLGDVLASRSRFSPAGTATDGPHVVVVLDGGDLTGASDLTGDGGIDAVTVLDLETPPPRLLDRYALLLELRGRRLHSFSIEGHAEVGIADQLDLTDAEAVARRLAPLRLAGTARGPDAPLHAELGLPELLGLGDPESFTAEQGWAPRSARDRLRVPIGVGADGGAIELDLKESAQDGMGPHGLLIGATGSGKSELLRTLVLGLAATHSSEQLNFVLVDFKGGATFAPFGRLPHTAAVITNLADALPLVDRMVDAINGELVRRQELLRRAGNFASVRDYERARAAGTPLAPLPSLLLICDEFSELLSAKPDFIDLFVQIGRLGRSLGVHLLLASQRLEEGRLRGLDTHLSYRIGLRTFSALESRTVLGVPDAHELPRSPGHGYLRAGTDPLARFKAAYVSGAVRRRATSASAAAGADARLLTFTTHTVPLPEPATLALPMVAEDESSRETLLDLLVDRLVGQGPPAHQVWLPPLGEPPALDELLGTVEVDPARGLTVGNPELHGALGVPVAMVDRPLEQRRDLLWLALDGAAGHVAVIGAPQSGKSTALRTLICALALTHTPAEVQVYCLDFGGGGLAALRDLPHVGGVTGRADPTAVRRTVGEMTTLLAERERRFDELGVESMSAYRQRRAAVGAASQPGADPFGDVFLVIDGWSTVRGEYDDLEPLVTDLATRGLSYGVHVVATALRWLDFRPAIRDLFGSRLELRLGDPADSLVARRAAANVPEQPGRGVTAESLHFLTALPQLTAEGGDTTDLVKRVADSWTGPAAPRVRVLPPVLPYTELDLAAATGLRLPIGIAEADLRPVLLDFATEPHFVVFGDAECGKSSFLRALATSIITRFTPEQARVILVDYRRSLLDAIETPHLIGYGTAAAHTADLVESAAGYLERRAAGPEVTPQQLRDRSWWSGPELFVLVDDYDLVAAGPANPLRALEEHLPHARDVGLHLVLARRTGGAGRAQYEPIVQRLRELSTAGLVMAGSPDEGALVGPVRPGPLPPGRGRLVTRREGVRLVQLAHLPPP; this is encoded by the coding sequence GTGTCCACAGTCATCATCAAGCGTCCGCCGCGCCGGCCGGCACCGGAGATCCCCGCCGGTGACCTGCCGGTCGAGGCGCCGCCGGAGATCCCCGCGGTGACCGGTGGACGGTGGCAGCAGATGCTCATGCTGCTGCCCATGCTTGGCGGCACCGTGGCGATGGCGATGATGTTCGGCAGGGGTGGCGGCGCCTACTCGTACGTGGTGGGAGGGATGTTCGGGCTCTCCTCACTGGCGATGCTCGTGACGTCCTGGGGCAGCGCCTCGGGCATGCCGAAGAAGTCGGAGATGATGGCGGCCCGCCGGGAGTACCTGCGCCACCTGGCAACCCTGCGTCGCCGGGTCCGGCAGACGGCCGGGCAACAGCGGGCAGGGCTCTACTACCGGCACCCGGATCCGGGCCGCCTCTGGTCGACTGTGGACAGCCACCGGGTCTGGGAGCGGCGTCCCGCTGACCCGGACTTCGCTGTCGTACGGGTCGCCGTCGGGCCGCAGACGCTCGCCACCCCCCTTGTCCCACCGGTGACCCGGCCGCTTGAGGAGCTGGAGCCGATGACCGCAGGTGCGCTGCGCCGCTTCCTGGACGCGTACTCGGTGGTGCCGGAACTGCCTGTGGCCCTGTCGCTGCGCAGCTTCGCCCGGGTGCACGTGCGCAGCGGCACGGGCAGCACGCCGGCCACCGGCGGGCCGCACACCGGCGACCCGGCGGCGCAGTCCCTGGTCCGGGCCGTACTGACCCAGCTGGCGGTCTTCCACGCCGCCGACGAGTTGCTGATCGCGATCTGCGCGGGGCCGGAACGCCGAGCCGAGTGGGAGTGGGTGAAGTGGCTTCCGCACGCCCACCACCCCGTGCGCACCGACGCGCTCGGCGCGGTGCGGCTGGTCACCACCTCGGTCGCCGACCTGGAACGGCTGCTCGGCGACGTACTGGCAAGCCGCTCCCGGTTCAGCCCGGCCGGTACGGCCACAGACGGTCCGCACGTGGTGGTGGTCCTCGACGGCGGCGACCTGACCGGCGCCAGCGACCTGACAGGTGACGGCGGCATCGACGCGGTCACCGTTCTGGACCTGGAAACTCCGCCACCTCGCCTGCTCGACAGGTACGCGTTGCTGCTGGAGCTGCGCGGCCGGCGGCTGCACTCCTTCTCGATCGAGGGCCATGCGGAGGTGGGCATCGCCGATCAGCTCGACCTGACCGACGCCGAGGCGGTCGCCCGACGGTTGGCACCGCTGCGGCTCGCCGGCACGGCACGCGGTCCGGACGCGCCGCTGCACGCCGAGCTGGGCCTGCCGGAGCTGCTCGGTCTCGGCGACCCGGAGAGCTTCACCGCCGAGCAGGGCTGGGCACCCCGCTCGGCCCGGGACCGCCTGCGGGTGCCGATCGGGGTGGGCGCCGACGGAGGTGCCATCGAGTTGGACCTCAAGGAGTCCGCGCAGGACGGGATGGGTCCGCACGGCCTGCTCATCGGCGCGACCGGCTCCGGCAAGTCCGAGCTGCTCCGCACGCTGGTGCTGGGCTTGGCCGCCACGCACAGCTCCGAGCAGCTCAACTTCGTCCTTGTCGACTTCAAGGGCGGCGCCACCTTCGCCCCGTTCGGCAGGCTGCCGCACACCGCCGCGGTGATCACCAACCTGGCCGACGCGCTGCCGCTTGTCGACCGGATGGTCGACGCGATCAACGGCGAGCTGGTACGCCGGCAGGAGCTGCTGCGCCGGGCCGGCAACTTCGCAAGCGTGCGCGACTACGAGCGTGCCCGTGCCGCCGGCACCCCGCTGGCCCCGTTGCCGTCGCTGCTGCTGATCTGCGACGAGTTCTCCGAGCTGCTCTCCGCCAAGCCCGACTTCATCGACCTGTTCGTCCAGATCGGCCGGTTGGGTCGGTCGCTCGGCGTGCACCTGCTGCTCGCCAGCCAGCGCCTGGAGGAGGGCCGGCTGCGCGGCCTCGACACCCACCTGTCGTACCGGATCGGGCTACGCACGTTCTCCGCGCTGGAGTCCCGTACGGTCCTCGGCGTGCCGGACGCGCACGAGCTGCCCCGCTCACCGGGCCACGGCTACCTGCGCGCCGGCACCGACCCACTGGCCCGGTTCAAGGCCGCGTACGTCTCCGGCGCGGTCCGCCGCCGGGCCACGTCGGCGAGTGCCGCAGCCGGGGCGGATGCGCGTCTGCTCACCTTCACCACCCACACGGTGCCGCTGCCGGAGCCGGCCACTCTGGCGCTGCCGATGGTGGCCGAGGACGAGAGCAGCCGGGAGACCCTGCTCGACCTGCTTGTCGACAGGCTCGTCGGGCAGGGTCCGCCCGCGCACCAGGTCTGGCTTCCGCCGCTCGGTGAGCCGCCCGCCCTGGACGAACTGCTCGGCACGGTCGAGGTGGATCCGGCGCGCGGGCTCACGGTGGGCAACCCCGAGCTGCACGGCGCGCTCGGCGTGCCGGTGGCAATGGTGGACCGGCCGTTGGAGCAGCGCCGCGATCTGCTCTGGCTGGCGCTGGACGGCGCGGCCGGGCACGTCGCGGTGATCGGCGCGCCGCAGAGCGGCAAGTCCACGGCGCTGCGGACGTTGATCTGCGCGCTGGCGCTCACCCACACCCCGGCCGAGGTGCAGGTCTACTGCCTCGACTTCGGCGGCGGTGGCCTGGCGGCACTGCGGGACCTGCCACATGTGGGCGGGGTGACGGGTCGGGCCGATCCGACCGCCGTTCGGCGAACCGTCGGCGAGATGACCACGCTGTTGGCCGAGCGGGAGCGCCGCTTCGACGAGCTGGGCGTGGAGTCGATGTCGGCGTACCGGCAGCGTCGGGCCGCCGTGGGCGCGGCCAGCCAGCCGGGAGCGGACCCGTTCGGCGACGTGTTCCTGGTGATCGACGGCTGGAGCACCGTCCGTGGCGAGTACGACGATCTGGAGCCCCTGGTCACCGACCTGGCCACCCGCGGCCTGTCGTACGGGGTGCACGTCGTCGCGACGGCGCTGCGCTGGCTGGATTTCCGTCCGGCGATCCGGGACCTGTTCGGCTCCCGGCTGGAGCTGCGCCTCGGCGACCCGGCGGATTCGCTTGTGGCGCGGAGGGCAGCGGCGAACGTGCCGGAGCAGCCCGGGCGGGGTGTGACGGCCGAGAGCCTGCACTTCCTGACCGCGCTGCCGCAGCTCACCGCCGAGGGCGGGGACACCACCGATCTGGTCAAGCGGGTCGCCGACAGTTGGACCGGCCCTGCCGCGCCCCGGGTGCGGGTCCTTCCGCCCGTGTTGCCGTACACCGAACTGGATCTCGCCGCGGCGACCGGGCTGCGGCTGCCGATCGGGATCGCCGAGGCGGACCTGCGTCCGGTGCTGCTCGACTTCGCGACCGAGCCGCACTTCGTGGTCTTCGGCGACGCGGAGTGCGGCAAGTCGTCGTTCCTGCGGGCGTTGGCCACCTCGATCATCACCCGGTTCACGCCCGAGCAGGCCCGGGTGATCCTTGTCGACTATCGACGCAGCCTGCTGGACGCCATCGAGACGCCACACCTGATCGGGTACGGCACCGCGGCGGCGCACACCGCCGACCTGGTCGAGTCGGCCGCCGGCTATCTGGAGCGGCGGGCCGCCGGCCCGGAGGTCACTCCGCAGCAGTTGCGCGACAGGTCCTGGTGGTCGGGGCCGGAGCTGTTCGTGCTCGTCGACGACTACGACCTGGTGGCTGCCGGTCCGGCGAACCCGTTGCGGGCGCTGGAGGAGCACCTGCCACACGCCCGGGACGTCGGGCTGCACCTGGTGCTGGCCCGCCGCACGGGCGGGGCGGGCCGGGCCCAGTACGAGCCGATCGTGCAGCGGCTGCGGGAACTGTCGACAGCCGGTCTGGTGATGGCGGGAAGCCCGGACGAGGGCGCGCTCGTCGGGCCGGTGCGGCCCGGCCCGCTGCCGCCGGGTCGTGGTCGGCTGGTCACCCGGCGAGAGGGTGTACGCCTCGTTCAGCTCGCCCACCTGCCGCCACCATGA
- the eccD gene encoding type VII secretion integral membrane protein EccD translates to MTAGLARVTISAPQRRVDVALPEQTPLAELLPDVLRHAGEGLADDGERHGGWVLRRTDGALLATAQALLPQGVRDGEVLHLVPAHTHWPELEYDDVVEAIADGARRRGGAWSPTATRVAGLAGAAVPLAVGLLALLVSGPTLRSGWLAATIVALLLTVAGGVASRANGDGVAGATLGGYALPYAFVAGALAVGSGDPVGPLGLARWVGAPELLAGSVALLLVALLGLLGVASRLRVFVAGVTVGLVGAGAALGALLLTPAGTAAVLLSALVFAVGAIPLLAIRLGKLPLPPITLPATASNGEPERARDLPDRGRVHAAVARTEEMLTGMLLGHALLVVAAAAVLGTSGGTAGRVLVAVVSAVLLLRSRLFVALRHRVPTVLAGLAGYAVLGAVLVDRADGTGRLALALGGAALGLVAVAAGTGYARRPVSPYLGRVADLTDTALVVAVVPVACAVLDLYDRARGLLG, encoded by the coding sequence ATGACAGCAGGGCTGGCCCGCGTCACCATCAGTGCGCCGCAGCGGCGGGTGGACGTCGCACTGCCGGAGCAGACGCCGCTGGCGGAGCTGCTGCCCGACGTGCTCCGACACGCCGGTGAGGGCCTGGCCGACGACGGCGAACGGCACGGCGGCTGGGTGCTGCGGCGCACCGACGGCGCGCTGCTGGCGACCGCTCAGGCGCTGCTGCCGCAGGGCGTACGCGACGGCGAGGTGCTGCACCTGGTGCCGGCCCACACCCACTGGCCCGAGCTTGAGTACGACGACGTGGTGGAGGCGATCGCCGACGGCGCCCGGCGTCGCGGCGGTGCCTGGTCACCCACAGCCACCCGGGTCGCCGGCCTGGCCGGTGCGGCGGTGCCGCTCGCCGTCGGGCTGCTCGCCCTGCTCGTCAGCGGCCCGACGCTCCGCAGCGGCTGGCTCGCTGCGACGATCGTGGCACTGCTGCTCACTGTTGCCGGCGGGGTCGCCTCCCGGGCCAACGGCGACGGCGTGGCCGGGGCGACACTCGGCGGGTACGCCCTGCCGTACGCGTTCGTCGCCGGCGCCCTCGCGGTCGGCTCGGGCGATCCGGTCGGGCCACTGGGGCTGGCACGCTGGGTCGGCGCTCCCGAACTGCTTGCCGGTTCGGTGGCGCTGCTGCTGGTGGCCCTGCTCGGGCTGCTCGGGGTGGCAAGTCGACTGCGGGTCTTCGTAGCCGGCGTCACCGTCGGCCTTGTCGGCGCCGGTGCGGCTCTCGGCGCGCTGCTGCTGACCCCGGCCGGCACGGCAGCGGTGCTGCTCAGCGCCCTGGTCTTCGCCGTTGGCGCGATCCCGCTGCTGGCGATCCGGTTGGGCAAGCTGCCGCTGCCGCCGATCACCCTGCCGGCCACCGCGTCCAACGGCGAGCCGGAGCGGGCCCGGGACCTGCCGGATCGGGGTCGGGTGCACGCGGCCGTGGCCCGTACCGAGGAGATGCTCACCGGGATGCTGCTCGGGCACGCCCTGCTCGTGGTTGCCGCGGCGGCGGTGCTCGGGACCTCCGGTGGCACGGCCGGGCGGGTGCTGGTGGCGGTGGTCTCGGCCGTGCTGCTGCTGCGCTCGCGACTGTTCGTGGCGCTGCGGCACCGGGTGCCGACGGTGCTCGCCGGGCTGGCCGGCTACGCGGTGCTCGGCGCCGTACTCGTCGATCGGGCCGATGGCACCGGGCGGCTGGCGCTGGCCCTGGGCGGTGCGGCGCTGGGCCTGGTGGCCGTGGCCGCCGGCACCGGATACGCCCGCCGGCCGGTCTCGCCGTACCTCGGCAGGGTCGCCGACCTCACCGACACGGCGCTCGTGGTCGCCGTGGTGCCGGTCGCCTGCGCGGTGCTCGACCTGTACGACAGGGCCCGGGGGCTGCTCGGCTGA